The Humulus lupulus chromosome 3, drHumLupu1.1, whole genome shotgun sequence genome window below encodes:
- the LOC133825395 gene encoding uncharacterized protein LOC133825395 — protein MESFNLMRWNVRGLNKRNKQMPILDICGLNKVCIGALLETKIKGEKLKEVMGTSFTGWDYYSSSRLEGRILLIWKACWVKIEAIKDHDQFSHCRVRLCTTDQDFCLTVVYGSNQLEARRSLWTELANLTFPIKPWLIVGDFNAVFDSKDRMGARAITMKELEDARHWIDLGMVEEMKIMGSFYTWSNNQEGGNHIFSKLDRVFFNEDWLDSFPNVSAVANWEVVSDHCVILLKQLSVQKRVFNRFISTICGLAILNSSQQSWLTGDVFRKYEESKRAYQQAKSTLFSDPKNHSLCLVERSSFLEFKKQEKIYAGFLYQKSKIDWLRFGDESSSMFYASMKKRKINNRIVSSVTEGGRVEDNYPKVINHFVQHFQSFLGCSSKTSGHIDSSIIDLGPIMNFEDQLELIKPFSYQDVKTAMFSINAIKSPGPDGFGAGFFKSLWTDIGKEVSKAVLEFFDTGYIPKSLNSTILALIPKVDHPTNATKYRPIACCATMYKCISKMHYHRLIYVLPKLINQNQGAFIKNISLAHNVLILQDLIKGHNRRQSSPRCLMKIDISKAYDSIDWDFFREHAESIQISWPFH, from the exons ATGGAGAGTTTCAACTTAATGAGGTGGAATGTTAGAGGGTTAAATAAGAGGAATAAGCAGATGCCCATCTTAGATATCTGCGGGTTGAATAAAGTTTGTATTGGGGCTCTCCTTGAAACAAAAATTAAAGGAGAGAAGCTTAAGGAAGTTATGGGTACTAGTTTTACAGGTTGGGATTACTATAGTAGTTCGAGATTGGAGGGTAGAATTCTTTTGATTTGGAAGGCTTGCTGGGTTAAAATTGAAGCTATAAAGGATCATGATCAATTTAGTCATTGTAGGGTTCGACTTTGTACTACAGACCAAGACTTTTGCCTTACAGTTGTTTATGGCTCAAACCAGCTGGAGGCCAGGAGATCTCTTTGGACTGAGTTAGCCAATTTAACTTTCCCTATTAAACCTTGGCTAATTGTAGGTGATTTTAATGCAGTTTTTGATTCAAAAGATAGAATGGGAGCTAGGGCTATAACAATGAAAGAGCTAGAAGATGCTAGACATTGGATTGATCTTGGCATGGTGGAAGAAATGAAGATAATGGGTTCGTTTTATACTTGGTCGAACAATCAGGAAGGGGGAAATCATATCTTCTCCAAGTTAGACAGGGTGTTCTTCAATGAGGATTGGCTGGATTCTTTTCCTAATGTCAGTGCAGTTGCGAATTGGGAGGTAGTTTCAGATCACTGTGTTATCCTTTTGAAGCAATTATCAGTCCAAAAGAGGGTTTTCAACCGTTTCATTTCTACAATATGTGGATTGGCCATCCTCAATTCAAGCCAACAGTCTTGGCTAACTG GAGATGTTTTCAGAAAGTATGAGGAAAGTAAAAGAGCTTATCAACAAGCTAAATCCACTCTTTTCTCAGACCCGAAGAATCACAGTTTATGTTTGGTTGAAAGGTCCTCTTTTCTGGAGTTTAAGAAGCAGGAGAAAATATATGCCGGTTTTCTTTATCAGAAGAGTAAGATAGATTGGCTCCGTTTTGGTGATGAAAGCTCTTCAATGTTTTATGCTAGTATGAAGAAAAGGAAAATTAACAACAGGATAGTGTCTTCTGTAACTGAAGGAGGCAGAGTAGAAGATAACTACCCAAAGGTGATTAACCACTTTGTTCAACATTTTCAGTCTTTCTTGGGTTGCTCAAGTAAAACTTCAGGTCATATAGATTCTTCAATAATAGACTTGGGTCCGATTATGAACTTTGAAGATCAATTGGAGCTGATTAAGCCTTTCTCTTATCAAGATGTCAAAACTGCCATGTTTAGTATAAATGCTATCAAAAGCCCTGGTCCAGATGGTTTTGGAGCTGGTTTCTTTAAAAGTCTATGGACAGACATAGGGAAAGAGGTGTCTAAGGCAGTTCTTGAGTTCTTTGACACAGGATATATTCCTAAGTCTTTGAATAGTACTATTTTAGCTCTCATTCCTAAGGTTGATCATCCTACAAATGCTACTAAGTATAGACCTATTGCTTGTTGTGCTACTATGTACAAATGCATCTCAAAAATGCATTATCACAGACTGATTTATGTTCTTCCTAAGTTGATCAATCAGAATCAAGGGGCTTTTATTAAGAATATATCTCTTGCTCATAATGTCCTTATTCTTCAAGATCTAATTAAGGGTCATAATAGAAGACAAAGTTCTCCTCGATGCTTGATGAAGATAGATATCAGTAAAGCCTATGATTCCATAGACTGGGATTTTTTTAGAGAACATGCTGAAAGCATTCAGATTTCCTGGCCGTTTCATTAG